Proteins encoded by one window of Emticicia oligotrophica DSM 17448:
- a CDS encoding phosphatase PAP2 family protein yields MNTRLANFLSMLLHPLLMPTFLFLILLFLSPAPLGAEPLEPLMKLAVVGFVFIYTFLLPAYFVYLLKRWGIIGSLKLENLKDRRIPYFVTAIIYTALGYFLYSKNSMLYPCGFVLWSIAAVILCVGIISLWWQISAHAAGVGGMLGALAGILVQFGEHNLFMPMLFLTILGGYVISARLALNAHTPAQVVAGFFLGLGLSLSAIQFLF; encoded by the coding sequence TTGTTGATGCCAACATTCTTATTTCTGATACTTCTTTTCTTATCGCCTGCACCATTGGGAGCTGAGCCGCTTGAGCCTTTAATGAAATTGGCTGTAGTTGGTTTTGTATTTATTTATACTTTTCTTTTACCTGCTTATTTTGTTTACTTACTCAAAAGATGGGGTATAATTGGTAGCCTAAAACTTGAAAACCTAAAAGACCGCCGAATTCCATATTTTGTAACGGCCATTATCTATACGGCTTTAGGTTATTTTTTATATTCAAAAAACTCCATGCTGTATCCTTGCGGCTTTGTATTATGGAGCATTGCTGCCGTAATACTTTGTGTAGGAATTATTAGCCTATGGTGGCAAATTTCGGCACACGCTGCTGGCGTTGGAGGAATGTTGGGGGCCTTAGCAGGTATTTTAGTACAATTTGGCGAGCATAATTTATTTATGCCAATGCTTTTTCTTACGATTTTAGGGGGCTATGTTATTTCGGCACGATTAGCCCTTAATGCACACACACCTGCACAAGTAGTGGCTGGTTTCTTCTTAGGTTTGGGTTTAAGTTTATCGGCTATTCAGTTTTTATTTTGA